The proteins below come from a single Cannabis sativa cultivar Pink pepper isolate KNU-18-1 chromosome 3, ASM2916894v1, whole genome shotgun sequence genomic window:
- the LOC115711592 gene encoding uncharacterized protein LOC115711592, with the protein MLAHTAALPSFSIVRMGGRARPAKRSQSQRSNAGFGGGRKEQLWHCVEGCGACCKLNKGPSFATPDEIFDDPSDVQLYRSMVGPDGWCIHYEKSTRRCSIYSERPYFCRVEPDVFETLYGISKKKFNKEACSSCRDTIKAIYGPHSKELDNFNCALRS; encoded by the exons ATGTTGGCTCACACCGCAGCTTTGCCATCGTTTAGCATAGTCAGAATGGGCGGGAGGGCGCGGCCGGCCAAGCGGAGCCAGAGCCAGAGAAGCAATGCCGGCTTTGGTGGGGGAAGAAAAGAGCAGCTGTGGCACTGCGTAGAGGGCTGCGGAGCCTGCTGCAAGCTTAACAAAGGCCCTTCTTTCGCCACTCCTGACGAAATTTTCGACGACCCTTCTGATGTTCAG CTTTACAGAAGCATGGTTGGACCAGATGGATGGTGCATACACTATGAGAAAAGTACTCGCAGATGCTCTATTTACTCCG AACGTCCATATTTCTGTCGTGTGGAACCTGATGTGTTTGAGACGCTATATGGAATCTCCAAGAAGAAATTCAATAAGGAGGCTTGCAG TAGCTGTAGGGACACCATCAAAGCAATTTATGGTCCTCATTCTAAGGAGTTGGATAACTTCAATTGTGCATTAAGGAGCTAA
- the LOC115709053 gene encoding ankyrin repeat-containing protein ITN1, translating into MASGTDLGERDLEKGLYVRTKATTLTGESTWPSSPTPTTPRTLVLSNSGKALLVSNSGKKMDQGPGIKKYVKQVTGMHNDTELHLAAQRGDLAGVRQIFGDIEAQMAETTLSGSEFDEEVADIRSSILNEKNELGETALFIAAEKGHLEVVKELMQHVTKEGISIKNRSGFDPLHIAASQGHKEIVEVLLDYDPKLSKTIGQSNTTPLISAASKGHVSVVRELLSKDSSITEISRSNGKNALHLASRQGHVDIVRMLLKNDPQLARRTDKKGQTALHMAVKGVSCEVVKSLLDADAAIVMLPDKFGNTALHVATRKRRTEIVSELLSLPDTNVNALTREHKTAFDIAEGLTLCEETSLIKETLARYGGVKANELNQPRDELRKTVTQIKKDVHIQLEQTRKTNQNVTGIAKELRKLHRAGINNATNSVTVVAVLFATVAFAAIFTVPGGDDDSGMAVMVNTTSFKIFFIFNAIALFTSLAVVLVQITLVRGETKAERRVIEVINKLMWLASVCTSVAFISSAYIVVGRCNRWAAILVTVIGAVTMVGVLGTMTYYVVKSKRFRKVRKKEKRIGGSHHCHHHHSDSETEVNPIYAI; encoded by the exons ATGGCCTCAGGCACAGATTtag GTGAGAGGGATCTAGAAAAGGGTCTTTACGTGAGGACCAAAGCAACCACTCTAACCGGAGAATCAACATGGCCGTCTTCTCCGACTCCGACCACACCAAGGACCCTTGTTCTATCGAATTCGGGGAAGGCTCTTTTGGTATCAAATTCAGGAAAGAAGATGGACCAAGGCCCGGGGATAAAGAAATACGTGAAGCAAGTGACGGGAATGCATAACGACACGGAGCTCCACCTGGCGGCACAGCGGGGTGACTTGGCCGGAGTGAGGCAAATTTTTGGTGATATCGAGGCGCAGATGGCGGAAACTACGTTGAGTGGGTCAGAGTTTGATGAGGAGGTGGCCGATATAAGGTCCTCAATTTTGAATGAGAAGAATGAGCTGGGTGAGACGGCTCTGTTCATTGCTGCCGAGAAAGGTCATCTTGAGGTGGTGAAAGAGCTCATGCAACATGTTACTAAAGAGGGCATTTCCATCAAGAATCGTTCAGGCTTTGATCCCTTGCATATTGCTGCCAGTCAAGGTCATAAAG AAATTGTTGAGGTGTTATTGGACTATGATCCAAAATTAAGCAAAACCATAGGGCAGTCCAATACAACACCACTTATATCAGCAGCATCCAAAGGGCATGTCTCTGTGGTAAGAGAACTGCTTTCAAAAGATTCAAGCATAACAGAAATATCTAGATCAAATGGAAAGAATGCATTACATCTAGCTTCAAGACAAGGGCATGTAGACATTGTTAGAATGTTGCTTAAGAACGACCCACAATTAGCTCGAAGGACAGATAAAAAGGGACAAACTGCATTGCATATGGCAGTGAAAGGAGTTAGTTGTGAAGTGGTCAAGTCACTTCTCGATGCAGATGCAGCTATTGTTATGCTCCCTGATAAGTTTGGCAATACAGCATTACATGTTGCCACCAGAAAAAGAAGAACTGAG ATAGTGAGTGAGTTGTTATCCCTTCCAGATACAAACGTAAACGCCCTAACAAGAGAGCACAAAACTGCCTTCGACATAGCCGAAGGCCTTACATTATGCGAAGAAACATCACTAATAAAAGAGACCCTAGCTCGATATGGCGGAGTAAAAGCCAATGAGCTCAACCAGCCACGAGACGAGCTAAGAAAAACAGTGACACAGATCAAAAAGGATGTACACATCCAACTAGAACAAACCCGAAAAACAAACCAAAACGTGACCGGAATCGCCAAAGAGCTTCGCAAACTGCATAGGGCAGGAATCAACAACGCCACAAACTCAGTGACAGTTGTGGCTGTCCTCTTTGCAACGGTGGCTTTTGCCGCTATTTTCACTGTCCCTGGAGGCGACGATGACTCCGGAATGGCGGTGATGGTGAACACCACATCGTTTAAGATTTTCTTTATATTCAATGCAATTGCATTGTTCACCTCATTGGCTGTTGTGTTAGTACAAATAACGCTGGTTAGAGGGGAGACCAAGGCCGAGAGAAGAGTTATTGAAGTGATAAACAAGTTGATGTGGTTGGCCTCGGTGTGCACCTCAGTGGCCTTCATTTCTTCGGCGTATATAGTGGTTGGTAGATGCAATAGATGGGCTGCGATTCTCGTAACTGTGATTGGGGCTGTGACGATGGTGGGTGTGCTTGGCACCATGACATATTACGTTGTTAAGTCTAAGCGTTTTCGTAAAGTgaggaagaaggagaaaagGATTGGAGGATCACACCATTGTCATCATCATCACTCGGATTCTGAGACTGAAGTTAATCCTATCTATGCTATTTGA